Proteins co-encoded in one Gossypium arboreum isolate Shixiya-1 chromosome 11, ASM2569848v2, whole genome shotgun sequence genomic window:
- the LOC108470659 gene encoding uncharacterized protein LOC108470659, which produces MLVESIQEEKPFLSGMVDGSTNLPVNLSCFELIKPSLDETNQHCSLDVLPILIEETSFSAREKCSLNTSQGQDVYSISVLPEEGNMNPKCTPQLTFLSLLEVPFSSKNQMCLDEQLSCQNCIDLKVDSEDAYSSCILDINIEKETPDLLKSNDETVGNSKSEGVVTHLQKVLQRQASLNIEKSSNERVHDAPSNRWRRYKRAASFDSRKIVLLFSILSSVGTLILIYLTLRVRQTIDGFNHV; this is translated from the exons ATGTTAGTTGAATCGATCCAGGAG GAAAAACCATTCTTATCAGGGATGGTGGATGGAAGCACCAATTTGCCAGTCAACCTTTCTTGCTTTGAGCTGATTAAACCAAGCTTGGATGAGACCAACCAGCATTGTTCTCTTG ATGTCTTGCCTATTCTAATAGAGGAAACTTCATTTTCAGCAAGAGAAAAATGCAGCTTAAACACTTCACAA GGCCAGGATGTCTATAGCATTTCTGTCTTGCCTGAGGAAGGAAACATGAATCCAAAATGCACACCACAGTTAACTTTTTTGAGCCTCTTAGAAGTTCCTTTTTCATCAAAAAACCAGATGTGCTTGGATGAGCAATTGAGTTGCCAGAACTGCATCGATTTGAAAGTGGATAGTGAAGATGCTTATTCATCGTGCATTCTGGATATAAACATTGAGAAAGAGACTCCCGACCTACTGAAATCTAATGATGAAACTGTTGGTAATTCAAAAAGTGAAGGCGTGGTTACA CATTTGCAGAAGGTGTTACAAAGACAAGCAAGCTTAAACATAG AGAAATCATCGAACGAGAGGGTTCATGATGCACCAAGCAACAGATGGAGAAGATACAAAAGAGCTGCATCATTTGATTCGAGGAAAATTGTCCTCCTTTTCTCAATCTT GTCAAGTGTGGGGACATTGATCTTGATTTATCTCACGCTGAGAGTTAGACAAACAATTGATGGGTTCAATCATGTGTAG
- the LOC108472581 gene encoding ras-related protein RABH1e, with translation MATVSPLAKYKLVFLGDQSVGKTSIITRFMYDKFDTTYQATIGIDFLSKTMYLEDGTVRLQLWDTAGQERFRSLIPSYIRDSSVAVIVYDVANRQSFLNTSKWVEEVRTERGSDVIIVLVGNKTDLVDKRQVSIEEGDNKAKEFGIMFIETSAKAGFNIKPLFRKIAAALPGMETLSSTKQEDMVDVNLKSSGNSSQNTEQQGGGCAC, from the exons ATGGCGACAGTGTCCCCTCTCGCCAAATACAAGCTGGTCTTCTTAGGCGATCAATCCGTTGGCAAAACCAGCATCATCACCCGCTTCATGTACGATAAATTCGACACCACTTATCAG GCCACTATAGGAATTGATTTTTTGTCAAAAACAATGTATCTTGAAGATGGAACGGTTCGATTGCAGCTTTG GGATACGGCTGGCCAGGAGAGATTTAGGAGTCTGATTCCAAGTTATATTAGAGATTCTTCTGTTGCAGTAATTGTCTATGATGTAGCTA ATAGGCAATCATTTTTGAACACTTCAAAGTGGGTTGAAGAGGTACGCACAGAACGAGGCAGTGATGTCATTATTGTCCTAGTTGGCAACAAAACTGATCTTGTTGATAAAAG GCAGGTTTCCATAGAGGAAGGAGATAACAAGGCAAAAGAATTTGGAATCATGTTCATTGAAACCAGTGCCAAAGCCGGATTCAACATCAAG CCACTGTTCCGCAAGATAGCAGCAGCATTACCAGGGATGGAAACCCTTTCTTCAACAAAACAGGAAGACATGGTTGATGTGAACTTGAAGTCGAGCGGCAATTCATCCCAGAATACAGAGCAGCAGGGAGGGGGTTGTGCATGTTAA
- the LOC108470716 gene encoding uncharacterized protein LOC108470716, giving the protein MAGRLGRRVVHFANLPIKLLMPNTFTNITEIALKTIPSASKIEIKRVLESLYGFDVDKVRTLNMDGKKKKRGGFLIARPDYKKAYVTLRTPLSISENLFPIQVIKEEKDSINKTSKSKSVVEEGEKKKHWLDGKVKDDGADRGKGKGSFASSRGGDRRGGGEAKFPWSSMRKAS; this is encoded by the coding sequence ATGGCGGGTAGATTAGGCAGACGAGTTGTCCACTTCGCCAACCTTCCAATCAAGCTACTAATGCCCAACACCTTCACCAACATCACAGAAATAGCCCTGAAAACCATCCCATCCGCATCCAAGATTGAGATCAAACGCGTCCTCGAATCCCTCTACGGTTTTGACGTCGACAAAGTCCGTACCCTCAACATGGACGGAAAGAAGAAGAAGCGCGGCGGTTTCTTAATCGCCCGGCCCGATTACAAGAAAGCTTACGTCACCCTGAGAACCCCTCTTTCCATATCCGAGAACCTCTTCCCTATCCAAGTGATTAAAGAGGAAAAAGACAGTATTAATAAGACCAGTAAGAGTAAGAGCGTTGTGGAAGAAGGGGAAAAGAAGAAGCATTGGCTTGATGGCAAGGTGAAGGATGATGGAGCAGACAGGGGGAAAGGGAAAGGCTCTTTTGCCTCATCCCGTGGCGGTGACCGCCGCGGTGGAGGAGAGGCCAAGTTTCCTTGGAGCAGCATGAGGAAAGCCAGTTAG